The Rhizobium etli 8C-3 genome has a segment encoding these proteins:
- a CDS encoding GbsR/MarR family transcriptional regulator, translating to MNLPPLVQSFVLHFGEMGSRWGINRTVGQIYALLYVSPSPLCADEIVDALNISRSNVSMSLRELQAWNLVLLKHRPDDRRDFFTTPDDVWHILRTLAEERKKREVDPTLSVLREILMQRPASEAERFAQERMSEMHGLIEQLTHWYEDVKQLETERLATLLSLGAKVTKLLEAKDRVVSLGRGRRPANKS from the coding sequence ATGAACCTCCCGCCGCTCGTTCAATCCTTCGTTCTGCATTTCGGTGAGATGGGCTCGCGTTGGGGCATCAATCGCACGGTCGGCCAGATTTATGCGCTTCTTTATGTTTCGCCATCGCCGCTTTGCGCCGATGAGATCGTCGATGCGCTCAACATCTCGAGATCGAATGTGTCGATGAGCCTGAGGGAGCTGCAGGCATGGAACCTCGTGCTTTTGAAACATCGACCTGACGACCGCAGGGATTTCTTCACGACACCTGATGATGTCTGGCACATCCTGCGCACCCTTGCTGAAGAGCGGAAGAAGCGCGAGGTCGATCCAACGCTCTCGGTTCTGCGCGAAATCCTGATGCAAAGGCCGGCGAGCGAAGCCGAACGCTTCGCCCAGGAGCGGATGAGCGAAATGCACGGTCTGATCGAGCAGCTGACGCATTGGTACGAGGATGTGAAACAGCTTGAAACGGAACGCCTCGCAACGCTACTCTCCTTAGGAGCAAAAGTTACGAAGCTTCTGGAAGCCAAGGACCGGGTGGTTTCACTCGGCCGTGGCCGCCGGCCCGCCAACAAGAGCTAG
- the cydD gene encoding thiol reductant ABC exporter subunit CydD — protein sequence MGTALFDEAKAHAAGASKTGLPARSARPLCLRHAASLQTAASFLWIPQAGLLAHAVGRIADGDGLSHVLWPAFFVLTLGIAKALLDAVGGQIALDSARTELSVRRQFAVAALARRSPIDGTRPASGQVASVLGEQAELVVPYLARYFPARIKASVIPVVMLVCVLAISWVAALALFISMPLIPLFMALIGWRAQVASEKQLAATGKLNAFLLDRLRGLATIRSFNAVELTATRLRADAEDLKTRTMAVLKIAFLSSAVLELFAALGVAMVAVYVGFSLLGEIHFGTWSGKISLTEGFFILLLAPAFFEPLRELSAVWHDRAAGEAAIKALDSLGECGGIEIVDTHSTGPAPGFDRLDIEFNDVSFRYDCLRPCALTGFNCLIEEGEHVALSGASGAGKSTLLALIAGLAPPQTGRVLIDGRPVDAGVRSTMAWIGQTPHIFAGSLAGNVLLHRHYGVLKEALALARLDGVAAAYGKRPLGEGGAGLSGGEALRLAIARAAANPFIRIILADEPTAHLDAVTAAEITESLIALASERTLIVATHDARLAARMDRMILIDAPFSKEAAVSCEN from the coding sequence ATGGGGACCGCTTTGTTCGACGAGGCAAAAGCCCATGCAGCCGGAGCGTCAAAGACTGGCTTGCCGGCCCGCTCGGCCCGGCCTTTATGTCTTCGTCATGCCGCTTCGCTTCAAACCGCTGCCTCTTTCTTGTGGATCCCGCAAGCTGGTCTGCTTGCTCATGCCGTCGGGCGTATTGCAGATGGCGACGGTCTCAGTCATGTCCTTTGGCCCGCCTTTTTTGTGTTGACACTCGGAATTGCAAAGGCGCTGCTTGACGCGGTTGGCGGCCAGATTGCCCTCGACAGCGCGCGGACCGAACTGAGTGTGAGGAGACAGTTTGCCGTTGCAGCGCTTGCCCGGCGATCGCCGATCGACGGCACACGTCCTGCTTCCGGGCAAGTTGCGAGCGTTCTCGGCGAGCAGGCGGAGCTTGTCGTTCCCTACCTCGCGCGCTATTTTCCCGCGCGCATCAAGGCGAGCGTCATCCCTGTCGTCATGCTTGTTTGCGTGCTAGCGATCTCCTGGGTTGCCGCGCTCGCGCTCTTCATTTCTATGCCGCTTATACCGCTTTTCATGGCACTCATCGGCTGGCGCGCACAGGTTGCAAGCGAAAAGCAGCTCGCTGCAACAGGCAAGCTCAATGCATTCCTTCTCGACCGGCTCCGTGGGCTGGCCACGATACGCTCCTTCAATGCAGTCGAGCTGACTGCCACGCGGCTGCGGGCAGATGCTGAAGACCTCAAGACACGCACCATGGCGGTACTTAAAATCGCCTTTCTCTCCTCGGCCGTGCTGGAGCTCTTTGCTGCGCTTGGCGTTGCAATGGTCGCCGTCTATGTGGGCTTCAGCCTCCTCGGCGAAATTCACTTCGGGACGTGGTCGGGCAAGATCAGCCTGACCGAAGGGTTTTTCATACTTCTTCTCGCACCCGCCTTTTTCGAACCGTTGCGCGAACTTTCCGCCGTTTGGCACGACCGTGCTGCCGGAGAAGCGGCGATAAAGGCGCTGGACAGCCTCGGCGAGTGCGGCGGTATTGAGATCGTCGATACGCACAGCACCGGCCCGGCGCCGGGCTTTGACCGGCTTGACATTGAATTCAACGATGTCAGCTTCCGTTACGATTGCCTGCGGCCCTGCGCGCTGACCGGCTTCAACTGTCTTATCGAAGAGGGTGAGCATGTCGCGCTTTCAGGTGCGAGCGGCGCGGGAAAATCCACGCTGCTTGCGCTAATCGCCGGTCTGGCACCTCCACAGACGGGTCGAGTCCTGATCGATGGCCGGCCCGTCGATGCGGGCGTGCGCAGCACCATGGCCTGGATCGGCCAGACGCCGCATATATTCGCCGGAAGCTTGGCGGGCAATGTCTTGCTGCACAGACATTACGGCGTTCTAAAGGAGGCTTTGGCGCTTGCCAGACTGGACGGCGTTGCGGCCGCCTACGGCAAACGGCCGCTGGGCGAAGGCGGTGCCGGTCTTTCCGGCGGCGAAGCCTTGCGACTTGCGATCGCACGGGCGGCCGCCAATCCTTTCATTCGCATCATCCTGGCGGACGAACCGACGGCGCATCTCGACGCAGTGACTGCTGCGGAGATCACGGAAAGCCTGATTGCCCTTGCCAGCGAGCGGACGCTTATCGTTGCCACGCATGATGCGCGTCTTGCTGCGCGCATGGACCGCATGATCCTCATCGATGCACCGTTCTCAAAAGAGGCTGCTGTGTCATGCGAAAACTGA
- the cobF gene encoding precorrin-6A synthase (deacetylating), producing MKHLYAIGIGTGNPEHMTIQAINAMNGAEFVFIPTKGAQKEELADVRREICERYLKQADGKIIEFAVPLRETKERSYGQSVDEWHATIAETYCHLINELPENGTAAFLVWGDPSLYDSTLRILERVRDKVDFDLTVIPGITSIQALAASHRVPINLVGKPVEITTGRRLAEEGLKRESTVVMLDGIQAFTKIDDPDAEIFWGAYLGTQDEIIRSGRLGDVADDIVTIRAKARERHGWIMDIYLLRKARDVHD from the coding sequence GTGAAGCATCTTTACGCAATCGGCATCGGCACCGGAAATCCGGAGCACATGACCATTCAGGCGATCAACGCCATGAACGGCGCCGAATTCGTGTTCATTCCCACAAAAGGTGCACAGAAAGAAGAGCTTGCAGATGTCCGCCGCGAAATCTGTGAGCGGTATCTTAAGCAGGCGGATGGAAAGATCATCGAATTTGCGGTGCCTCTTCGCGAAACGAAGGAGCGCAGCTATGGGCAAAGCGTCGATGAATGGCACGCCACAATTGCTGAGACCTATTGTCATCTGATCAATGAGTTGCCTGAAAATGGCACGGCTGCCTTCCTTGTATGGGGCGATCCGAGTCTTTACGACAGCACATTGCGCATCCTGGAACGGGTGCGGGACAAAGTGGATTTCGATCTCACCGTCATCCCGGGCATTACCAGCATTCAGGCGCTTGCCGCCAGCCACCGCGTTCCAATCAATCTCGTGGGCAAGCCTGTGGAGATTACGACTGGCCGAAGGCTCGCCGAAGAGGGGCTCAAGAGGGAAAGTACGGTCGTGATGCTCGATGGGATCCAGGCGTTTACGAAGATCGACGACCCTGATGCGGAGATCTTCTGGGGAGCCTATCTTGGCACGCAGGACGAAATCATCCGGTCCGGGCGGCTCGGCGACGTCGCCGATGACATCGTAACGATCCGGGCCAAAGCGCGCGAACGGCACGGTTGGATCATGGATATCTACCTGCTGCGCAAAGCCCGCGACGTTCACGACTAG
- a CDS encoding amino acid ABC transporter ATP-binding/permease protein, translating to MRKLIRMLAPILKLFFFDRPRRLLAGALLSAVTVFAGLALLGLSGWFITAASIAGLSAAAVAFDVFAPAAAIRLLAISRTAARYGERMTTHDATLGILAALRERLFRGWAGPGAARNLLRRPSKALFRLTADIDALDSLYLRVLVPIGAAMGAGVVAVVALGIMHPAFGLTVGAALVGCGICVPIAAGGLARKPARRRAYGIEALRSRAIDLTAGQADLMMASGMEAQCMSVLAADRYTARADRHLNRIETGVTLTFGLVTAILLAGSLLAVAALTEAKAITAPVAALGLLIAFAAVEPFTALRRGALEFGRVLVAAKRIGPRLTEETLRHQRSVTEAGIAVGLREASVRHDGSAGDALHAISLELRLGETLAVIGPSGAGKTTLLMLLADEVEPRVGTAACVDATLLTQRTELFHDTLEGNLRLAKPEASDAELREALAAAGLLSDIEALPKGLGTPLGEGGFGLSGGQSRRLALARLFLRDTPLWLLDEATEGLDSATANDVMSRLKQRACGRAVVIACHTRREAAIADQIAVIERGRMTQLSRRGEAAFESALERLRPD from the coding sequence ATGCGAAAACTGATCCGGATGCTTGCGCCGATCCTCAAACTTTTCTTTTTTGACAGGCCGCGTCGTCTGTTGGCCGGTGCCTTGCTTTCTGCCGTCACGGTCTTTGCGGGTCTTGCGCTGCTCGGCTTGTCGGGCTGGTTCATCACCGCCGCGTCGATTGCCGGCCTATCTGCAGCAGCCGTCGCCTTCGACGTCTTTGCGCCGGCAGCCGCAATCCGCTTGCTTGCAATCAGCCGTACGGCTGCCCGCTACGGCGAGCGGATGACGACGCATGATGCAACGCTGGGCATATTGGCGGCACTTCGCGAGAGGCTTTTTCGCGGCTGGGCGGGACCTGGTGCCGCACGCAATCTTCTCAGGCGTCCCTCCAAAGCGCTATTTCGCCTGACGGCCGATATCGATGCACTGGATTCGCTCTACCTCAGAGTTCTCGTTCCCATCGGTGCCGCCATGGGTGCTGGGGTTGTCGCTGTCGTGGCGCTGGGCATCATGCACCCCGCCTTCGGGCTCACGGTCGGTGCAGCTTTGGTTGGCTGCGGGATCTGCGTCCCGATCGCTGCAGGCGGCCTTGCGCGAAAGCCTGCCCGGCGTCGCGCTTACGGCATCGAGGCGCTTCGCTCGCGTGCCATCGACCTGACCGCGGGCCAGGCAGATCTCATGATGGCATCGGGAATGGAAGCGCAATGCATGTCCGTTCTCGCTGCCGATCGCTATACCGCCAGGGCCGATCGTCATCTCAATCGGATCGAAACGGGCGTCACTCTGACCTTCGGCCTCGTCACGGCGATCCTGCTCGCCGGCTCGCTTCTTGCGGTAGCGGCGCTCACCGAAGCAAAGGCGATCACTGCACCGGTCGCCGCATTGGGGCTGCTGATCGCCTTTGCAGCCGTCGAACCCTTCACGGCCCTGCGACGCGGCGCCCTGGAATTCGGCCGTGTCCTGGTTGCAGCAAAGCGGATTGGTCCGCGCCTGACTGAAGAGACCTTGCGCCATCAAAGAAGTGTCACTGAAGCCGGCATCGCAGTTGGACTGCGGGAGGCAAGCGTCAGACATGACGGGTCGGCCGGAGATGCGCTTCATGCAATCAGCCTCGAATTGAGATTGGGTGAAACATTGGCTGTCATCGGCCCGAGCGGTGCCGGAAAAACGACACTGCTGATGCTGCTCGCAGACGAAGTGGAGCCGCGCGTCGGGACTGCTGCATGCGTCGATGCGACGCTGCTGACGCAAAGGACAGAACTCTTTCACGATACGCTCGAAGGCAATCTTCGGCTCGCCAAGCCGGAGGCGAGCGACGCGGAACTGCGCGAAGCGCTTGCCGCCGCGGGGCTGCTTTCGGATATCGAGGCCTTGCCGAAGGGGCTCGGTACGCCGCTTGGCGAAGGCGGCTTCGGTCTTTCGGGTGGTCAGTCCCGTCGCCTTGCGCTTGCACGCCTTTTCCTTCGCGACACGCCGCTTTGGCTGCTCGATGAGGCGACGGAAGGTCTCGACAGCGCAACGGCAAACGATGTCATGTCCCGGCTGAAGCAACGGGCGTGCGGCCGTGCCGTCGTCATTGCATGCCATACCCGCCGCGAGGCTGCGATCGCCGATCAGATCGCAGTCATCGAACGCGGTCGCATGACCCAACTATCGCGCCGTGGAGAGGCGGCGTTCGAAAGCGCGCTCGAGCGGCTAAGGCCGGATTGA
- the cobG gene encoding precorrin-3B synthase: MGFAGEREIDMEGRAIAAPGSRRGACPTLAAPMATGDGLLARLRPAGGALTPSQLNMLAVSAAANGNGVLEITGRGSLQVRGLRPETVGRLAADVDAAGILVPAGPPIELSPLHGIDPGEIGNAAAIEARLRNEHKIALSSPLLAPKLSIIVDGGGRFGLSGLSADIRVDALDEGRWLVAIDGDAKAAKPVCIGSADDAARAVGRLLAMLMEIGKNSRARDIGPTALREVFPAMELQFAAGPNSQMPRPGLHQLCDDSAVLGLRPRFGQMKASALSRFLGQTEPLGAAEIRLAPGRQFFVTGCSTEAAKALQAAAKDYGFSSDADDPSANIAACAGAGACASGFYETRMRAQHLLRHSPVLFDGSLTFHLSGCSKGCAHPRPALALTGMASGYGIVLSGLAGDSPDATIAGGKIDFAIEKLARLVENNKSADESAAACLTRLGPQTIVKALKQE, from the coding sequence ATGGGGTTTGCCGGCGAAAGAGAGATCGACATGGAAGGGCGTGCAATTGCCGCACCAGGCTCGCGCCGAGGCGCCTGTCCGACGCTTGCTGCACCCATGGCGACCGGTGATGGCCTTCTCGCACGGCTGCGTCCAGCCGGGGGTGCGCTGACGCCTTCGCAATTGAACATGCTTGCAGTCTCCGCAGCGGCAAACGGCAACGGCGTTTTGGAAATCACTGGGCGGGGAAGTCTGCAAGTGCGCGGACTGCGGCCGGAAACTGTCGGGCGGCTCGCCGCTGATGTTGATGCGGCTGGGATCCTCGTGCCCGCAGGTCCGCCGATCGAGCTGTCGCCATTGCATGGCATCGACCCGGGTGAGATAGGAAATGCCGCCGCGATCGAAGCCCGGCTGCGAAATGAGCACAAGATCGCGCTGTCTTCACCACTCTTGGCCCCGAAGCTCTCCATCATCGTCGACGGTGGGGGACGTTTCGGTCTATCCGGTCTATCGGCCGATATCCGCGTTGACGCTCTGGACGAAGGCCGTTGGTTGGTCGCGATCGACGGTGATGCAAAAGCGGCAAAGCCGGTTTGTATCGGTTCCGCAGACGACGCCGCCCGGGCGGTCGGGCGATTGCTGGCGATGCTCATGGAAATCGGCAAGAATTCTCGAGCGCGCGACATTGGACCGACTGCATTGCGCGAAGTGTTTCCGGCAATGGAATTGCAATTTGCCGCCGGACCAAATTCGCAAATGCCGAGGCCCGGCCTTCATCAGCTTTGCGATGACAGCGCGGTCCTTGGCCTCAGACCGCGTTTCGGCCAGATGAAGGCTAGTGCCCTATCACGATTCCTGGGACAGACCGAGCCCCTCGGTGCGGCGGAAATTCGCCTGGCACCGGGCCGCCAGTTCTTCGTCACGGGCTGCAGCACGGAGGCGGCGAAGGCGTTGCAGGCAGCGGCAAAGGATTATGGCTTCAGCTCCGATGCCGATGATCCATCTGCAAATATTGCCGCTTGCGCCGGTGCGGGTGCCTGCGCCTCCGGCTTTTATGAAACGAGGATGCGAGCACAGCATTTGCTGCGGCATTCACCGGTTCTTTTCGATGGATCGCTTACGTTTCATCTCTCGGGTTGTTCCAAGGGATGCGCTCATCCGCGACCGGCGCTGGCGTTGACTGGAATGGCGAGCGGTTATGGTATTGTGTTGAGCGGACTTGCAGGCGACAGCCCTGATGCAACGATTGCTGGCGGCAAGATTGATTTCGCTATAGAGAAGCTCGCCCGGCTGGTCGAGAACAACAAGAGCGCTGACGAATCGGCTGCTGCCTGCCTGACGCGGCTTGGCCCCCAGACGATCGTGAAGGCGCTGAAACAGGAATAG
- a CDS encoding DUF2938 domain-containing protein has product MFDILWRGIGMGIGATLLMDIWAIVLFRVFGQGPANWAPVGRWFWHLGRGKVFHDNIANAEPYRHELAIGWIGHYATGIIYGLALAAIMGPSWLAAPTFLPAWILGIVTVGAGWFLLQPGLGIGWAASKTPNPNKVRALNLIAHTVFAIGLYGTALLIA; this is encoded by the coding sequence ATGTTCGATATTTTATGGCGCGGGATTGGTATGGGGATCGGTGCGACCTTGCTCATGGATATTTGGGCAATCGTCCTTTTCCGGGTTTTCGGTCAGGGGCCCGCCAACTGGGCGCCTGTCGGACGGTGGTTCTGGCACCTCGGGCGCGGCAAGGTATTTCACGACAATATCGCCAATGCAGAACCCTATAGACACGAGCTGGCAATCGGGTGGATCGGCCATTATGCGACCGGCATCATCTATGGCCTTGCTCTTGCGGCTATCATGGGTCCATCCTGGCTGGCAGCACCGACTTTCCTGCCCGCCTGGATCCTCGGTATTGTCACGGTCGGGGCCGGCTGGTTCCTGCTGCAGCCCGGACTTGGCATCGGCTGGGCAGCGTCGAAGACACCGAACCCGAACAAGGTGCGTGCGCTCAATCTGATCGCGCATACCGTCTTCGCCATCGGGCTCTACGGCACGGCGCTTTTGATCGCCTGA
- a CDS encoding precorrin-2 C(20)-methyltransferase: protein MTRPSRLIGVGTGPGDPDLLTIKAKKAIEAADVIAYFAKQGRAGNGRAVVQHLISPETELLPLYYPVTTEIEKSETFYQSQITAFYDDSAAAVAARLDAGRTVAVLSEGDPMFYGSYMHLHVRLAGRYPTEVIPGISAMSGCWSLAGMPIVQGDDVLSVLPGTMAEAELTRRLADTQAAVIMKVGRNLPKIRRALEAAGRLSEAVYVERGTMANAAMAKLAERPEGDAPYFSLVLVPGWEASR, encoded by the coding sequence ATGACCAGGCCAAGCCGACTGATCGGCGTCGGAACGGGTCCAGGCGACCCAGATCTGTTGACAATCAAGGCAAAGAAAGCGATCGAAGCTGCGGATGTCATTGCCTATTTCGCCAAACAGGGCAGGGCCGGCAACGGCCGGGCGGTCGTCCAGCACTTGATCAGTCCCGAGACAGAACTGCTGCCGCTCTACTATCCGGTGACCACTGAAATCGAAAAAAGCGAGACGTTCTATCAAAGCCAGATCACTGCCTTCTACGATGATTCTGCAGCCGCGGTCGCAGCGCGCCTCGATGCGGGAAGAACCGTTGCTGTCCTCAGCGAAGGCGATCCGATGTTCTACGGATCCTATATGCACCTGCATGTGCGCCTTGCCGGTCGCTATCCGACCGAGGTGATTCCGGGCATCAGCGCCATGTCCGGTTGCTGGTCGCTTGCCGGCATGCCGATCGTGCAAGGTGACGATGTCCTTTCCGTGCTGCCGGGCACCATGGCCGAAGCGGAACTGACCCGGCGGCTTGCCGATACCCAGGCAGCCGTCATTATGAAGGTCGGCCGCAATCTTCCGAAGATCCGCCGCGCTCTTGAAGCAGCAGGGCGTCTTAGCGAAGCCGTCTATGTCGAGCGTGGGACGATGGCGAATGCCGCAATGGCGAAGCTTGCGGAGCGGCCGGAGGGTGACGCGCCGTATTTCTCGCTGGTGCTGGTACCAGGCTGGGAGGCAAGTCGATGA
- a CDS encoding precorrin-8X methylmutase, whose product MPDYDYIRSGEAIYERSFAIIRSEADLSRFSTEEAEIAVRMIHACGLVEAATYFDFSPGFVDAARGALKKGAAIFCDAEMVAHGITRARLPENNDVICTLRDPRTPQMAEASANTRSAAAVDLWIDRLAGSVVAIGNAPTALFHLLERLRGGAPRPAAIIGMPVGFVGAAESKDALAENSYGVPFAIVRGRLGGSAMTAAAINALARSGL is encoded by the coding sequence ATGCCAGATTACGATTATATCCGCAGCGGCGAGGCGATCTACGAGCGCTCCTTTGCGATTATCCGCAGCGAAGCCGACCTCTCGCGCTTTTCGACGGAAGAGGCCGAGATTGCCGTGCGCATGATCCATGCCTGCGGGCTGGTCGAAGCCGCGACATATTTCGACTTTTCGCCGGGTTTCGTCGATGCAGCGCGCGGCGCGCTCAAAAAGGGCGCAGCGATCTTCTGCGACGCGGAAATGGTCGCCCACGGCATCACACGCGCCCGGCTGCCAGAAAACAATGACGTGATCTGCACTCTGCGCGACCCCCGCACTCCGCAAATGGCAGAAGCAAGCGCCAACACGCGTTCGGCGGCGGCCGTCGACCTTTGGATCGATCGTCTGGCCGGCAGCGTTGTCGCGATAGGCAATGCGCCAACGGCACTCTTCCACCTTCTTGAACGATTGCGCGGCGGCGCACCGCGGCCGGCGGCCATCATCGGCATGCCGGTCGGCTTCGTCGGTGCGGCAGAATCAAAGGACGCGTTGGCGGAAAATTCCTATGGCGTGCCCTTCGCGATCGTTCGCGGTCGCCTGGGCGGCAGTGCGATGACTGCCGCCGCAATCAACGCGCTGGCGAGGTCGGGACTATGA
- a CDS encoding dihydrodipicolinate synthase family protein has translation MKLDQTAKGVYAIAATPFHPDGRLDQVSVDRLTDFYLGCGVSGLTILGIMGEAPKLEPEESLAITRQVVKRAGVPVIVGVSAPGFAAMRSLARGAMDIGAQGVMIAPPPSLRTDDQIVGYYAQAVEAIGDDVPFVIQDYPLTLTVVMTPGVIQKIVNNHPSCVMLKHEDWPGLEKISQLRAAQKANEMRDISILCGNGGLFLDFEMERGADGAMTGYAFPDMLVDVVNFQQTGNREAAHDLFDAHLPLVRYEQQPGVGLAVRKYVLNKRGAIASDSQRKPAGNISMRAKAEIDYLLSRIARYDTRAAFRD, from the coding sequence ATGAAGCTCGATCAGACAGCCAAGGGCGTCTATGCCATCGCCGCAACGCCGTTTCATCCGGACGGGCGGCTGGATCAGGTGTCGGTTGACCGGCTCACCGATTTCTATCTCGGGTGCGGCGTGAGCGGGCTTACCATACTTGGGATCATGGGCGAAGCGCCGAAGCTTGAGCCGGAGGAGTCGCTTGCAATCACCCGGCAGGTCGTGAAGCGCGCCGGCGTTCCGGTGATCGTCGGTGTCTCGGCGCCGGGATTTGCGGCGATGCGTTCACTCGCGCGCGGCGCCATGGATATTGGCGCCCAGGGCGTCATGATCGCCCCACCGCCGTCTCTTCGGACGGATGATCAGATCGTCGGCTACTATGCCCAGGCGGTCGAGGCGATCGGCGATGATGTTCCCTTCGTCATCCAGGACTATCCGCTGACACTGACCGTGGTGATGACGCCTGGCGTCATCCAGAAGATCGTCAACAATCACCCGTCCTGCGTGATGCTGAAGCACGAAGACTGGCCGGGGCTCGAGAAGATTTCCCAGTTGCGGGCAGCGCAAAAAGCGAACGAGATGCGCGACATTTCGATCCTTTGCGGCAACGGCGGGCTGTTTCTCGATTTCGAGATGGAGCGCGGTGCCGATGGCGCGATGACCGGTTACGCCTTCCCCGATATGCTGGTCGACGTCGTGAATTTCCAGCAGACCGGAAACCGCGAGGCGGCACATGACCTCTTCGATGCACATCTGCCGCTCGTTCGCTATGAGCAGCAGCCGGGAGTTGGGCTTGCCGTGCGCAAATATGTCCTCAACAAGCGCGGCGCGATCGCCAGCGACTCTCAGCGAAAGCCCGCGGGAAACATTTCAATGAGAGCAAAGGCCGAGATCGATTACCTCCTTTCACGCATTGCAAGATATGACACGCGTGCGGCGTTCAGGGACTAG